From the Halobacteriovorax sp. GB3 genome, the window TTCCCTTGCTCTCCATTACTCATCGCAAGCCGAGTGGTAAAGGCGGTCGCTAAAATAAAGGCACAGCTGTGAGCAGTGAGCTTGTTGGAAGTGAGTTTTGCCGGGAATCCATCTCCTCTTGGACGTTCGTGGTGTTGAGCAATGATAAAGTCAACTTCAGAGTAGCCTTGGAAATGTCTGGCCATTTGCGCAGCTTTTGCTGGATGAAGTCTAAACTCTTCCTGCTCCTGTTCAGTAAACATCGCAAGATTTCTATCGTCGAGAGATCGAATTTTTGAGAGGTCTTCATTTGTTAACATGGAATCATAGAGAATACTTGCAAGCCCAAGTTTTTTTCTCGAAGTATCACTGGCCCAACCAAGGCCAACAAGCATGGCCTCACAGAGATAGGCGGTGAAAACGGCTTGTTCTGAAGTATCGAAATTATTAAAAGGAAAATCTACTAGTAGAGTTTTCATCTTTCCATATTGTCTAAAGACGATATTGGTCGTCTCGATCAGTTCTTTGCAAAGAAGGTTCAGCTCCTTTGTAACACCAACTTTTTGAATGTATTGGTGGGCGAGAAGAACGCCCTTAATCTGTGTTGCGATTAATATCTTTGGTGTTTGCTTATTTTTTTGTTTTAAAATAAAGAGAATTCTCTTCATTCCCTCTTCGAGTAATTTTAGAAAATCGTCTTTAAATAAGTAGAGGTGCTTAACTCCGCGCTTAGAGAAATTACTAATTTCTGCCTGAACGTATTTCTTATCTTTTGTTAGTACTTTAGCAAACTTTGTTTGAGTCAGTTCCAAGTAGGCATCGTAGGGGATTGTATTGTAGAGATAGAAATTTCTAATTCTCATAGGAAGAAGCTCTTCCTTATCGATTTCAATAATACTTTGTTCAAACTCTTCTTTTCTAACCCAATCGAGACCGGCCTTAACTATTTTTTTAAAGGAGTGAATATCAAAAGGCTTAATAAGGATCTCGTTGACTTCACTTTCTTCAATGAGCTGCTCATCGATTCTAGAAGAAATGTGAACTTTCTCGCCAACAAAGATGATAGGTCTTTCTCCGGCGAGATCGATAATATTTTGAGCAATCTGACTAGGTTCTTCATTTTTTAGACCGGCTTCAATTAAAAAGAGAGAAAAGCTCTCTTCAGAACCAATCTTTTCTATGGCCTCATCTCCATGTATGCAAAAGACAACTTCAAGCTTCGTGAAGTGGCTTGCAAAGAGATTTCTATAATAAGTCCATAAATCTTTTTCATCGCAGACAAATAGGGCCTTCAAATACTTTCCTTTATTAGGGAGTTTCTCTATGTATCTTATCACTATTCGAGTTATTAAATTGATAACTTAAGGATTACGGAGTAAAGATTTATTAACTCGTAAAAATTCAGTAGTAATTCGCTTTCTAGGAAAAAGAATGTGGCAAAATTAGATCTATTTACAACGCTCATACAAAAGATCAGCGAGACTCAATCACAGGCTCCTCACTCTTACAGGCTTTTTCATGGAAGAGGTGGACGCTATGAGGGGCTAGAGCATATTTGTGTCGACCAATTTGGCGAGATTCTTCTGGTAACACTCTTTAAAGAAGAAGAGTGTTTTAATCTACTGCTTGAGATGCTGAGCAAAACCGATCACAAAAAAGCCTATATTCAAAAGAGATATCTTCAAAGGGCCGAAATAGAATGTTTTAAAGGGCAAGAAGTTGAAGTTGAAACTTTTGCTAAATGGAATGATTTAAAATTTCATTTAAACTTCCACGGTATTCAAAACCTTGGCTACTTCCTCGATATGGAAAAGGGCCGTCAATACGTTCATGATCACAGTAAAGGTCGGAAGATTCTCAATCTCTTTAGCTTTACTTGCGCCCTTTCTGTTATTGCAAAAGATGCTGGGGCTGAGTCAGTTCTCAATGTTGATATGAGTAAAGGGGTTTTAAAAAGAGGAAGAGAAAACCATCAACTCAATGGTCACGATCTTCGAAGCGTTAGCTTTCTCTCGCACGATATTATGAAGTCGATGGGAAAGCTTACTAAGCTTGGTCCCTTTGATGGCATTATCCTCGATCCACCAACCAGTCAGGGAAAGAGCTTTCAAATCGAGAAGGACTATCCAAAAATTCTTAGACGAGTTTCATCAATGCTTTCTCCTGGCGCTTGGCTGATGGCCTGTGTGAACTCCCCATTTCTTGAGGTTTCCACGATAAAAGACTGGTTTGAAAGTAATTGTGAAGATTTAGAATTTCAGGAGGTTTTTTATTCCTGTGAGTCCTTTGAAGAGCTTCGTGATTCAAGTGGCTTAAAGGTTCTGATCTATAAAAAGACATAATTTAGAGGCAAAATTGAATATTAACATTAACCTAATTTTAATTAGTTAATCCTCAATTAATTGATTCTTAAGACTAAGCCTATAATAAATTTCAGGATTGGTCGTTGCTTATGAAAAAAATTGAAATTAATGATTTGGACGAGATTTCTCGCTCCTTTAGAGAAGAATCAAATCTGGCCTTGTGTCTGGATCGAGTGGCTCCCATTTTATGTGAGTACCTCAAGGTTCATCGCTTATTTTTGATTGAAATCGCCGGCGATAGTGGTGGTGTCTTGATTTTAAAAGATCAATTCGAACACGCCGTTGATGGAGTTGAAAAAGTTCACAACAACATTAACCTTCAAAAGTCGGATTCCCCATTAGTCTCTAATATTTACTTCGACTACTTTTGCGCAGGAAAGTCTTATATCGCTAGAGGTGAACAAGTTCGTCAATTTGGAGAGGGAATCATTGAATCTTATCAGCAGTACAAAAATAAGATGACAGCTCTTTGTCCTGTTCTCGTTCAGGGGGAACTTGTCGCTCTTTTAGGTGTCAATGACCTCGATGATGAAAGGCATGAATTTGAAGAGGAGCAAAAATTCTTAGAGTTTATTGCAAGAAATGTAGAGTCAAAATTAGAGGGGATGAATTATCAATCAAATCTTGGATCAATTGATGAAAATACAGAAAGACTTGCTACGCTTGGTAAAATGACCGCTGGAATTGTCCATGAAATCAATAATCCCATGTTTGTCATCTATGGCTACTCAAGTAAGATTCAACAAATGCTCGAGCGCAATGATCTTAATGAAGAGAAGCTCGATGGTTACGCCTCTATGATTCAAAAAAACTGTAAGCGGATCAATGGAATTATATCTGGACTTCAAACTCTATCGCGTAATTCAAGTCGTGATGACTTTGAAGTGACGAGTTTAAATAATATTGTGGAATCGACCTTAGATTTTTCTAAGGAGAGGATTAGACTTGGTGAAATCAAGCTAGATGTAGAGCTAAGTGAGGATGATCTT encodes:
- a CDS encoding HD domain-containing phosphohydrolase; the encoded protein is MKALFVCDEKDLWTYYRNLFASHFTKLEVVFCIHGDEAIEKIGSEESFSLFLIEAGLKNEEPSQIAQNIIDLAGERPIIFVGEKVHISSRIDEQLIEESEVNEILIKPFDIHSFKKIVKAGLDWVRKEEFEQSIIEIDKEELLPMRIRNFYLYNTIPYDAYLELTQTKFAKVLTKDKKYVQAEISNFSKRGVKHLYLFKDDFLKLLEEGMKRILFILKQKNKQTPKILIATQIKGVLLAHQYIQKVGVTKELNLLCKELIETTNIVFRQYGKMKTLLVDFPFNNFDTSEQAVFTAYLCEAMLVGLGWASDTSRKKLGLASILYDSMLTNEDLSKIRSLDDRNLAMFTEQEQEEFRLHPAKAAQMARHFQGYSEVDFIIAQHHERPRGDGFPAKLTSNKLTAHSCAFILATAFTTRLAMSNGEQGNLIKIFREIKTLYNVGNFKEPLNSLQRTLF
- a CDS encoding class I SAM-dependent methyltransferase, which encodes MAKLDLFTTLIQKISETQSQAPHSYRLFHGRGGRYEGLEHICVDQFGEILLVTLFKEEECFNLLLEMLSKTDHKKAYIQKRYLQRAEIECFKGQEVEVETFAKWNDLKFHLNFHGIQNLGYFLDMEKGRQYVHDHSKGRKILNLFSFTCALSVIAKDAGAESVLNVDMSKGVLKRGRENHQLNGHDLRSVSFLSHDIMKSMGKLTKLGPFDGIILDPPTSQGKSFQIEKDYPKILRRVSSMLSPGAWLMACVNSPFLEVSTIKDWFESNCEDLEFQEVFYSCESFEELRDSSGLKVLIYKKT
- a CDS encoding ATP-binding protein encodes the protein MKKIEINDLDEISRSFREESNLALCLDRVAPILCEYLKVHRLFLIEIAGDSGGVLILKDQFEHAVDGVEKVHNNINLQKSDSPLVSNIYFDYFCAGKSYIARGEQVRQFGEGIIESYQQYKNKMTALCPVLVQGELVALLGVNDLDDERHEFEEEQKFLEFIARNVESKLEGMNYQSNLGSIDENTERLATLGKMTAGIVHEINNPMFVIYGYSSKIQQMLERNDLNEEKLDGYASMIQKNCKRINGIISGLQTLSRNSSRDDFEVTSLNNIVESTLDFSKERIRLGEIKLDVELSEDDLPIECKSGQIVQVLTNLLNNAYDSLEGQSGQRWIKIESESKDDRALVRVTDSGEPLSEDLREKLMAPFFTTKGQGKGTGLGLHISREILKRHDGRLFIDEDSNHVSFVVELPMLQYE